A region of Neovison vison isolate M4711 chromosome 7, ASM_NN_V1, whole genome shotgun sequence DNA encodes the following proteins:
- the JOSD2 gene encoding josephin-2, which yields MSQAPGAQPNAPSVYHERQRLELCAVHALNNVLQQQLFSQEAADEICKRLAPDSRLNPHRSLLGTGNYDVNVIMAALQGLGLATVWWDRRRPLSQLALPQVLGLILNLPSPMSLGLLSLPLRRRHWVALRQVDGVYYNLDSKLRAPEVLGDEDGVRAFLAAALAQGLCEVLLVVTKEVEEKGCWLQTD from the exons ATGTCCCAGGCCCCAGGAGCACAGCCGAACGCGCCTTCCGTTTATCACGAACGGCAACGCCTGGAGCTGTGTGCCGTCCACGCCCTCAACAACGTCCTGCAGCAGCAGCTCTTTAGCCAGGAGGCTGCCGATGAGATCTGCAAGAG GTTGGCCCCAGACTCCCGGCTGAATCCCCATCGCAGCCTCCTGGGCACCGGCAACTATGACGTCAACGTGATCATGGCCGCCCTGCAAGGGCTGGGCCTGGCCACCGTGTGGTGGGATAGAAGGAG GCCCCTGTCCCAGCTGGCCCTGCCCCAGGTGCTGGGACTGATCCTGAACTTGCCATCACCCATGTCTCTGGGGCTGCTGTCCCTGCCCCTACGCCGGCGGCACTGGGTGGCCCTCCGCCAGGTGGACGGCGTCTACTACAACCTGGACTCCAAGCTGCGGGCGCCCGAGGTCCTGGGGGACGAGGACGGTGTCAG GGCCTTCCTGGCAGCCGCGCTGGCTCAGGGCCTGTGCGAGGTGCTGCTGGTGGTGACCAAGGAGGTGGAGGAAAAGGGCTGCTGGCTGCAGACAGACTGA